The Setaria italica strain Yugu1 chromosome VIII, Setaria_italica_v2.0, whole genome shotgun sequence genome includes the window GGACCCTGCCGGCGTAAGAACAACTCGAACAGCAGAGGCGGTGACTAAGGCTGGCAATGATCATGCTACGACCATTCAAGATGCACCAAAGAGACCGTCTCCAACCATCAAACCATTGTGCCTTATAGGAGAACCCTCTTTGAAATTGAGGAGATCTATAAGGTATGTCTTGCTactcctttgagtactaattgtagctcATGATCGATTTGTTGAGTCTCTGAGATTTTTTCTTATGCAGGAAATCCTCTGATATGGACTTTGGAGGGCCTAGCTTGAGGCTTGTGACCGATGGCGGCAACCTCTCAGTCCAGGACGTTGCCCTGGCTCAAGCAAGTCCATAGCTGGAGAATCAGCCCGCGACGACGAGTAGTCCAAGTGCTGTGTCTTTTGTAGCAGCATTGATGCAAGATGTTATATCATCTTTGACTGATGTTATAGTGCCAGCCCCTGAGTGACAAGCACCTGAAGAAGTGGTGGCGACTACCTCTAGCATCGTGGCTACTCGCGTAGCCCTTGAGGCAAAGGCGAAAATTGAAGCGGCAACAATTTTGAAAGTCATGGCTATCAACGTGTCTTCCAAGCCAGGTCCATCAACAAGCCTTGCCATGGTTCCGCTCAGCACAACTGATTTCAAAGCTCACGCGGATCCTCTGTCGGCTTGAGAAATTTATGTTGAAGATATCCAACTGATCGACGACCCTCTGCTGAACATGGATCTGGTTGCTgggatgatggagatgcaccacCGTATCAGTGCTTAAGCAGATGTATGCTTTATCCGGCTTCTTCCATTGATACATAACTTGCAATTAGTACCCATGCCTTGATACGAGTACTTATTGTGTGGCGCAGGATGTCATCAAACGCTCCCGCTGCAAGATGTTTTTAGTGCTTTCGACTTGTtgtttttagtgcatctcacaatCTTCCTTGATACTTGCTCGTACGGTAGATGTGACTGTttgcgcacaaggcttctttgatgagcctcatcAGGTGCTAATTGTGAGTACTCTTGTTGTGTGTTCCTTTGTTTGCAATGCACGAGTACTCAAGCTGCCTGGGCGATAGACTTCTTTAATTGAGGTCTCTTTAGGGTTTTGACAagtagagcctatctttacaacttctctaagttgtattgatgttatgCTCTGGAAAGCCTGGAattgtagacttgttattacaagccgcgactagacagacttgtctagtgAATAGTTACTTAAGTAGTTTAATTAACTCCtgaggtactgatggcttcttttttttgcaagcCACTAATGGACAAATTTATTtaatgagttaactaactcattgAGTTTACTGtagacttgctttgcaagccgCGATTAGACATTTTTttccagtgagttgaataactcattaaaattttgcagacgtgttattacaagctgcactGGGGCAATTTTACCGAGAGAGCTAAATAGCTTGCTATAGTtgtgtagacttgttattacaagctacaATTGGGtgattttgcccagggagctaAATAGCTCTGCAAACTTGTTTTTGCAAGCCGTGATTAggtagaaataagtagtcgaattataataaaaaaatatgactgctttattgaattgtaattttTTAACTAGGGCCTATGGCCAAttcacatgaatatgtaaatcaaaatttagggataaaatcgacagagtTGCTCGATATTCCACGAGTTTTCAACGTCTTTGCCAAAGAGATGTTAGAGCTTATACGACCCAGGTcaagtgaccttggagatgatgaacggtccctcccatagcaagtttagcttgtgcagcttcttggtgtcttggatacgcttgaggaccgtATCGTCTATATTGAATgaatgttctttgatgttgcaatcatgATTGtggtggattccttcaaggtaccttgcagactggacgagtgctgcacaacgagcttcttcgaggctgtctaagtctaggcgccttgtttcctctgctgCGTTCTCCTCGTACGGCTTGACTGTTGGAGATTTTCACATAACGTTGGCAGGTAGGACAACTTCGGAtctgtagaccaggaagtagggcaaTTGCCTtataggcttgcatggctgggtacggAGCCCTCAGAGaatattgggtagttctttgagccacttgcctccttccGTGTTACCGATATCATGCAgctttttcttgagagcttccagtaccatcctattagtgcgctcaacctggccgttggcccacggatgagcgacagagacgtaCCGGACGTCGATCCTGCTGTTCTCACAATGTTcccagaactcatgattgttgaagttggagcccaggtctatgataatgcgattggggaagctgcAACGGTGGAtaatttcatcgaggaagttgagtactctatctgccttggggtaggttactagtttcacctcgatccacttgataaacttgtcaattgccaccagtactcggttgaatcctctagGCGCTGTGGGTATTGCACTGATCATGTCGAGctcccagcatgcgaagggccaagagggtggtatggtgatcagcttgtaggcagggacgtgctgttgcttggtgaagaattgacatccttAGCATCGGCGGATTAGTTCCTCGGTATCAGCGAGAGATGTAGACCAATAGAACCCTGATTTCACCAAGCATAAGACCTATGTCTTTTCTACATTAAATTCTAATTTGTAAAGAAATTGGCCAACCATCCTAATTATTGGAGTGTTCATCAATACCATATCTATTTGCATGAGGGGTTGTAAATTGCTTAAGTAAAAGTGTATATGCCAACAAATAGGTTGAACCTGCATAAGCCACCACAACTACCGTTAGGTAATCATGACTATTAAACACGTGAAAATAATTGAAAGCACGCTCCTCAAGTTCTTCGCCAatggttcaaattttgaattccttGTGCGGAGTGGCTTTACTATCGATTGAGCAATGCTAGTACTACTTTACTCATTTACATTTACATGTGACAGATTGATAACAAAAAAATTGAATAAAATCAAACTAGGTGTGCAACTATTAACACTAGAATTTGAACGTTGCGTCATTTTTCAATCCAAGTTTCAAATAAAAGTATAGTATCTCTTgggtccttttttttaaaaaaaatactatctCTCGGGGCCTTGACTCCTTGTCACGCAAGCAAAACAACCGCTCAATTCAAACTCCCCACCAAAAATTTCCCCGAAACATTGATGGAGGGAAACCGAAGGGGCCAGTTTGGGTGTGCACCGTCTCCAACCCAACCACAGCCAAGCCTATTTAATTCACTGTGCTGCAGTGCTAGCTTTTTACAACCGTGCCCCCACACCCcgctcctctcccctccctgtAACTCCGCTCCTTTTCACCTCCCGTCCGTCTCCATCGATCTCCCCCCCTTCAAGAAGCGAAAGAACCGCcgcgctgctcctgctcccTGCGGCGGACGCCATGGACGCCTGGGAGGCCACCAAGGTGGTGTTCGACCGGGTGCGCGCTCTGGACCCCGACAACGCCTCCAAGATCATGGGCCTGCTCCTCATCCAGGACAACAGCGACAAGGAGCTCATCCGCCTCGCCTTCGGCCCCGACCACCTCCTCCACGCCTTCGTCGCCACCGCCCGCGCCGACATCGCCGCCAAGCCCGCGTCCCCGCCGTCGCCCGTGCTCGGCTCGCCCTGGGGCGGCGTTCCGAGCCCCGGGGGAGGTGACCATCAGTCGCCGTTCGCCGCCGACCAGGTGGGGTACGACGGCGGCAACGCGTTCTACCCCGAGGGCGAGTACGACTGCTGGTCGCCGGCCAGCGGCGGCCACCGCCGGAGCTTCTCGCTGAGCGACGCCGAGGTGGCGGCGTGGAGGCCGTGCATGTACTTCGCGCGCGGCTACTGCAAGAACGGCTCGTCCTGCCGGTTTCTGCACGGCCTGCCcgaggacgacgcggcggcggagcgggagaTGGCGGTGGTGCGCGCCAAGGCCTTGGCCGccgcgcggcagcagcagctcatGGCGTCCGCGTTCCccttctcgccgtcgccgcccaaaGGCGTCAGCCTCAACTTCctgctccagcagcagcagcagcagcacgagcaCCAAAGGTGCCATTTTTACCTGCAAAGATTGCATTTTGGTTTGGGTCTTGTGCCCACTTTTCCTGATTTTGCGTTGCTGTTtcagagcagcggcggcgggcatTCTGCTCGGCGGCGAGGACATGCACAGGTTCCCGGAGCGGTCGCCTCGGATGGACCGCGGCGAGCTCATCGGCAGCCCCGCGGCCCGGCAGATCTACCTGACCTTCCCGGCGGACTCCACCTTCAGCGAGGAGGACGTCTCCAACTACTTCAGGTAACAAGCACGCCGCCATTATTATTAGCTTCTGTTTTGTTTGGACTGTCTCCAATAATGGACGAAATCGATTGCCTTTGGTTTCGATCGAGCAGCATGTACGGTCCGGTGCAGGACGTGCGCATCCCCTACCAGCAGAAGCGCATGTTCGGCTTCGTCACCTTCGTCTACGCGGAGACGGTGAAGATCATCCTCAACAAGGGCAACCCGCATTTCGTGTGCAACGCGCGCGTGCTCGTCAAGCCATACAAGGAGAAGGGCAAGGTCCCGGACAGGTTCAGGTCCGTCCGTTGCATCCCAATCCATCCTACATTGCACGTTGCTTGGCGGTTTCTGTTCCTAAAGCaacttttcttttgctttgttttttttgtttgattgcaGGAAGCTGCAGCACGCGCACCACGGCGACTTCGTCGGCTGCACGTCGCCCACCGGATTGCTCGATTCCAGGGACCCTTTGGATCTGCAGCAGCCGCAGATTGGTGAGTAGTAACCGTTCTCTTTTCTGCATGCATGTGTCCCTAGCAGCATTTCCGTTGCTGATTGCAGGTGTTTTGACATGTTGATTTTGCAATTGCTAGGACCAAGGATGATGTACGGGAACATTGCTAACCATGAGGCTTTTCTGAGGAGGAAGCTcgaagagcagcagcaggcggccgAGCTGCAGCAAGCTATTGAGCTGGAGGGACGCCGGTTCGTAAGGCTGCAGCTTCTCGACCTCAAGAGCAGGGGTCACCATCTCGGCTTCCCCGTGCCTCTGGGACAAGCTGATGGCAAAGGCAGCATCAATGGGAATGGCAATGCCGTCCATATGGAGGATGTCACCATCCAAGGTCTACTTCTTGACCCTGACAAATTCTTGGCTCTCTTGCATTGGTGAGGTGCTTGCAGGTTCAGAGGTCGTGACTTTGAATCCATGGTTTCTGATTGTAGATAGCAAGATGAACAGTACAAGTCTTGCAATGAGTGcgcctgcagctgctgctgtctCTGCAACTGATGCAGAAGGCAGGCACGAggagcagcaggaagaggaTGGTGATGCCAGTCCCAAGCAGGTGGTCAACCCTGGGGAAGAGGAGAAGAGGGAATCTGGTCCTGTGACAGCAACACCCAATGTTGCTTGCGCATTCCAAGAAAGGTAAGATTGTTGTTGTGGAGTAAAAATATTTACCAAATGGGCACGGCTAGTTGGTATTTCTTTTAGGGGAAAGGAATGGAGAAAAGGCAGCATAGAGAAACAAAGCTGGCTTGCTtaatttttcctttctttgGGCATGTTTGGTTGGTTGATAAATGTAAACGTAGCCATGCCACACTTTTGCCATCTGTCATTGACTCTAAATTTGCCACTGCTAACAAATTGTTGGAAACTTATCTGTGGTCATTGTTTAGCAAAGAGGTGGCAATATGTGATAGTTGAatgaaaatgttttttttttgtctatgCTCTATTTATTCTCTGGCCTAAAGCTAACGCTCCTCTAAAAGGAATTGACGAATTGTTAATGGAGGTGAGGTATATAGGCTGTTAGGGTGGCTGACGATTTGTTCTCTTGATTGGAAGTAACaaaaggggaaaagaaaagcCATAGCAAAGGGTAGGGGAAAGGAGAAACGAAACTAATGGCTATTTTTAAGCAGTATCTTGTTGCAACTTATTCCCTTTCTTTGGGTTTGGTCTTGATCTTTCCAGGATTGATATGTTCCTTGTTTGTTTGAATTGTAGTGGCGTGGTGGAGCACATTTTGCCTGAGAGCCCCTTTGCATCACCCACCAAGGCCTTCACTGATACTTCTACAACAGGTCAAAATGGCAACATCAGCAACACCAGCCCTCATCATGTGGCTTCATCCCTCTTCCCACCTACATCCACCCTTGAGCTGCCCCCATACAACTCCTGCTTCTTTCAGGTGCCCAGGTAAATATTCAGTAATTTAATCTTTCATACTCTTGTTCATACTGTTCGAAGTTTTGGCTTGTCCATTACTGTTTGAGTAAAGCATAATCTTTTGTAATACCCTTGTCCCTTTCTATTTGTAGTTTCGGCTTGTGTAACCTAAAATATTTTGTTGTGGTCGAATTAGTTGAACCTTGGTAGTCTAGATAGGTCGGGTTAACCTATTAGCTCTTCAAACGTAGTGCTATGAGTTAACACCCATATGAACTAATAGAGGTGCTATGCATACATGGACTCGCCTCATCCTGTCATGGGTAGGGTTGGGCAAAAATCGGATTTTATACACGGGTGTTTCTTATTATCTAAAAGAAGTTATAGGTTAACAGCAGGATGTTTTCTTATTGCTATTTATGTGATAAGAAAGATTGTTTTACCTCTGTTTTTCTTCAGGTTTTCTCCTGGGCATGAAGCCATTGGCCTGTGAATACAGAGCAAAAGGGGTCTCCTTTCCTCTAATCTGGGAGTAAGTATCAACAGCCCTGTCTTTGTTTATGAGAGTGCTGTAACAATCAGCTGCTCAATCATGATGCATATAAAATTAGCCTCCCCCTGCTGATGGTCCTGTTATTGTTTATTGATGTGCTGCCTGCAGGGACTATCATGACCCCATCAAGTGGAGGAAAGGGTAGAAGAAAGCTTTAACAAATAATAGGTGTATCTTCAGGGAGGgaacagcaacagcaacaacaagAAAGAAACAAATCTAGGTTGTTTTAGTTCTAGACTTCTAGGTCTAAGTATATGATAGTAGTCCTATAAATAATAGTCGTTTAGTAGCTCCTGCCGGTATCAAGAACAAAGATCAAAGGTCCATCTCGTAAGCTCGTTTGTAGTATGGATCTCAGAATGATACAGTCATTAAACCGTAGATGATGTAGTAGTAACTAGTCCTGGCAGCCAGTTGTAGTGAAGTGACATGGCTGCATACAGACATCCAAAGAAAACAGAGGCTAGACTGCTAGAGAGGTAGAGGAGTGGACAAAAGCCAGAGAGGTAGAGGAGTGGACAAAAGCCAGGCAGTCATAGTGCTGCAGCTGCACAACAGCACAAGGAAAAGTGACGCGACGAGAGGGACCAGAGCACTCACATGAGCAGTTCAGCATGGACCCGTCATCCGTGTCCTATTTTGCCCATTGCTGTTGCATCGTCTTGCATGCTTGCAGCACTCCTTGGGTCTGTGCATCCACCTTTTGCTCTTCTTTTCACCCTTGTAGAACAGCAGGAGGTAGCAGACAAAGAAATGGAAAAGTAATTATCAGCCAATATTTCATCTGTCATGTTTCGATAATGTGGTTTTATTATATGGTGAAGGGCTTATGTTTGCTTTAGATTTTCCTGCACAAAACAACTGCTTGTTCTGATTCTAAAGCTCATTTGGAATGCATTCTGCAGCATTTGATCGACAGGTGAACAGAGAATGTAATGCCCATTTGGAATACAAGAATTTTCAATTTTGGTGATAATAGTTAAAGTGTTTGTGGAGGTTTGGTCCGGTTTGCCGATTTTCTGGGCAACCGAAAGGCAGGGGGCATGAGAGCGAGGAGAATCTGATGCAGTGTGAGATTGACGTGGCTGAGTGAATGGAGGGAGACCTGATGGGGAAAGGGGGAACAGCACGCTCACCTTTCGGTATATGGGATGGGATGCCCAACTTGCTTGAGCTTGGTGCATGCAGAATGAACTTGTCTCATGGCTGGCGATGCAAACGGGTTGTCTCGTGCTCACGCTTGTTGGCACCATGCATTGGATTGGATGATCTGCGTCGTTTGCAACTCTCCATGCATGGTCTCGCCATCGCCATCAGAAAGAGCAACAGTGCAGCTGATGTCTTGTGttttcttagggggtgtttggatagcaggggctaaaatttagccctgcacctcggatgttcggatgctaattaggaggactaaatatgaactaattataaaactaatagcagaacccctaggctaaatcgcgatatgaatctattaagcctaattaatccatcattagcgaatgacatcacattgtcaaatcatggactaattaggcttaatagatttgtctcgcgatttagcctaggggttgtgtaattaattttataattagtctatgtttaatactcctaattagtgttcaaatatccgatgtgacatgggctaaaatttagcccatgcctcccaaacacccccttagctagTATGAATGTGATATAAAGAAAGCTAGAGAAGAGAACTGGTCGGTCGTTACTTGCTCCTAACCACCGGGCATGATCGAGATAGATGCAGGCAAAGCCATTCACGGATCAAAGTGATTGATGCTGGATTGCGTTTTCGGTTACAAACGGTATCATGATAATATTCCTCCTTTCAGTTACAAACGGTAGTAGGTAGGAGTGCTTCAGAAACGGCAGTGACAATTAATTGCTACGCAGTTTCataatgttttttattttctttcttttcggTGCAAACACTATTTGTGCCATATATTGACCCTCTGATCCCGACCAAACTGAAGAGGCTCAATGGCAAAATGACCTCTGCTACTTAACTTTGCCGTTTAGAAATGCTTCACGTATTGCTTGTAACCTGAGTCGCAACTTGTCCAGCGGTGGCAGGTGATCCTTCACCACCGGCGAGCTCAAGAAATTCCCCATCCACGCAGACAGGGAAGGGAGCTTCTCCTCTGTTATCATCTTGACGCCGGTGATCTCCTCATATATCGGAATCACATACGACAGCGGGCCAAGTGATAAGTCCACGAAGCCGATCTTCTCGCCGGCAAAGAATCGCTTCCCATCAAGCTCCTTCTCCAGAACCAGCAGCTGGTCTATGGCAGCTCCGTGTGCATCCTCCTGTTGTTGGCCTTGCGTGGTGAACCACTTCCAAATCGGTGGCGAGAGCTAAAAGAATATACAATTACATGCTTGTTTTATGTTCTTCCCAAACTATATGATCTATGGATGAATGACTGTAATTGAAGGTTGGAATCAAAAGTTGAGAACTGATTAACAGAGAAGAAACTTGAAAATTTCTGACCTTATCCTGGAGAAATCTAACCCAGAAACGGGCCATGGCGCGCTCGTAGGGATCCTCTGGTAAGATTGGGTCACCACGGTCCTTCCACGCCTCATCGATGAACTGGATAATGACCTCTGACTCTGCGATGGGTTTACCTTGATAGACCAGGACAGGAACTTTCTTGTGCACGGGGTTGTACTCCAGCAGCTGGTCGCTCTTGTTGCTGAGATCCTCCTCGATGTAGTCGTACTCCACGCCTTTGATCCTTAGCGCCCATATCACTTTGAGAACGTAGGGGCTTGGCCAGAAGCCAAACAGCTTCACCTGCTTGTCTCCCTCTTGTTGATGATTCATGGTGGATTGTTAGTTGTGGTGTACTGGTGAACTCATCAGTCTGGTAGTTATATTTGCTTTAATTTGTATACAGTGCTTTAGTTTCTTGTGGTGAAGAGTAGTTTCAATGTTTAGTCAGCTTTGGCGGCTGAATAGTCTGCATAACGTCCCTGTCTCATGAAACAGGATTTGTacgttgtatttttttttagatTCTCGTAGATCCCTGCTGTACGTTTGGGCTTCAATGCTCGATCTCGACGTTACCGTGCATGGTTTCGGGATATATGTTTCAACGACATAGACGTATATCTACGTACGTAGTAAAATTAATAAATTTAAAAGATTCAAAAGAATTATAATTTGGTATCAGGTCTAACATTTGATTCAATTTTATATGTCATCATTAGGGAGTAGCTGTGCATGATTATCGATCACATTTTACCATTATCGGCATACGTGTTTCTTCAATCTGCCGGTTCAACAACGTTCGCTACTGGAAAGCTCGTTCCGGTTAGGAAACATCAGGGAACTCAATTTTAAAACCAGAACTACTAATTTAGAATTAAAAGTCGGGATCTTTAGTCTCGGGTACGGGTAACCCACCCAGAACTAAGGAATTTTTGTACCAAAAATTATTATAAATTCTAGGGAATCTCACGCATATCGTAAGTCACAAGTTACGCAATTTCTCATATGAAATATCCGCGTACACGGTGCATAAGATTTTTAGATCTCCACGACGACGTCTCCTCCGTCGTCTTGACCGGTCATCCCTCCTCCGCCGTGCTACTGCTGCACCTCCTCAGTCTTAGGGCTTCTTAGGCCGTCATATGCAGGTTCAGTTTCCTTCCAATCCAATCCGTCTGCATGTAGAGCTAGCGTAATTAAAGCAATCAGGGTCTGTGTATCGATGGCATTCACGCCTCGTCATCTTCGGTGGTGTGGACCTCGACCTCGACCTCGACGCATCCCTGGGTGGCGAGCTCGTCGtaagaaaagagagaaacatGGTTGTCTATCTTGATTTACCACGGTTGCACGTTTATATGTAGTGAAAACCATCAGAGACTTACATGGATACAATCATGATCGCCTAGGACTCGGTTTGCTTTATAATCTGAATTACAAAAGGATTTATCTCTAAGCAATCCAAGTCTATCTCTAAGATCACAATTGTCACGCACGTATACAAGTCTCTCCAGGACTCCTATGCATGGCGCACATGGTAGACAAGCTACTTGTTACGAACGCAATTCTAACATCCTCCCTTAATCTAAACCTCTCTTCTTCTTGAGGTTTAGATTGTGCTTGAAATCTTCTAATTTGCCGGCTGTCAAAGCGTTAGTAAAACCATCCGCAACCTGATCATGAGTGGATACCAATCTGACTTGTAATTGCTTCTTGGCAACCCTCCCACGTACAAAATGAAAATCAATCTCAATATGTTTTGCACGAGTATGAAACACCGGATTTGCTGAAAGATATATAGCTCccaaattatcacaccataaTATAGGTGGTTGTGTCAATTTGACTCCAAGTTCAAGCAACAAAGATTCCAACCAAATCAATTCTGCAGTAGCATTAGCCATAAACTTATACTCTACTTCAATGCTTGATCTCGACACCGTAGCCTGTTTCCTAGCACTCCAAGATACAAGATTAggacaaaaaaaattgcaaacccTCCAGTACATTTTCTATCATCAACACTATCAGCCCAATCAACATCAAAGAATGCACTCAAGGTTATTGAACTAGACTTCCTCATATGCAACCTCACGTCCAAAGTAAATTGAACATAGCGAAGAATTCATTTAACAACAATCCAATGAATAGATTTGGTGCATGCAAAAATTGACATGCCTTGTTAACTGAAAACGCCAAATCAGGCCGTGTGAGAGTAAGATATTGAAGTGCCCCAACAATACTTCTATAATGTGTACTATCTTCCGATCCCAATGGTTCTCCTTCAAAGCTAGAAAGTTTTTCCGTACTTGATAATGGCGTTGTGGAACCTTTACACTTAGTCATACCACAACCTTTACACATAGTCATACCAACACGTGTTAGAATCTCACGTGCATACTTCTGTTGTGATAACAACAATCCTTGTTTATTTCTTTGAACTTCAATTCCCAAGAAGTAACTCAAGTCACCGAGATCCTTTAGAGCAAATTCTTTCCTCAAAGTCTAATAATAGAGCCGAAATACTAGAATTGCTAGTGACAATAATATCATcaatatatattagcatatagATAACCACTCCCAACCTTTGATAAATAAATAGAGAGTTGTCTGACTTTGAGACTAAGAACCCAATTTCAATAAACGTGGAGCTTGTTTTAAGCCATAAATTGCCTTGTCAAGTTTACATACCAAATATGATGCGCCATGCTTCTCAAATCTAGGCGGCTGTTTCATGTACACCTCCTCTTCCAGAACACTATGAAGAAACA containing:
- the LOC101773044 gene encoding zinc finger CCCH domain-containing protein 23, giving the protein MDAWEATKVVFDRVRALDPDNASKIMGLLLIQDNSDKELIRLAFGPDHLLHAFVATARADIAAKPASPPSPVLGSPWGGVPSPGGGDHQSPFAADQVGYDGGNAFYPEGEYDCWSPASGGHRRSFSLSDAEVAAWRPCMYFARGYCKNGSSCRFLHGLPEDDAAAEREMAVVRAKALAAARQQQLMASAFPFSPSPPKGVSLNFLLQQQQQQHEHQRAAAAGILLGGEDMHRFPERSPRMDRGELIGSPAARQIYLTFPADSTFSEEDVSNYFSMYGPVQDVRIPYQQKRMFGFVTFVYAETVKIILNKGNPHFVCNARVLVKPYKEKGKVPDRFRKLQHAHHGDFVGCTSPTGLLDSRDPLDLQQPQIGPRMMYGNIANHEAFLRRKLEEQQQAAELQQAIELEGRRFVRLQLLDLKSRGHHLGFPVPLGQADGKGSINGNGNAVHMEDVTIQDSKMNSTSLAMSAPAAAAVSATDAEGRHEEQQEEDGDASPKQVVNPGEEEKRESGPVTATPNVACAFQESGVVEHILPESPFASPTKAFTDTSTTGQNGNISNTSPHHVASSLFPPTSTLELPPYNSCFFQVPRFSPGHEAIGL
- the LOC101773452 gene encoding glutathione transferase GST 23; this translates as MNHQQEGDKQVKLFGFWPSPYVLKVIWALRIKGVEYDYIEEDLSNKSDQLLEYNPVHKKVPVLVYQGKPIAESEVIIQFIDEAWKDRGDPILPEDPYERAMARFWVRFLQDKLSPPIWKWFTTQGQQQEDAHGAAIDQLLVLEKELDGKRFFAGEKIGFVDLSLGPLSYVIPIYEEITGVKMITEEKLPSLSAWMGNFLSSPVVKDHLPPLDKLRLRLQAIREAFLNGKVK